GGCGTCGCCGCCGGAGGAGAGCGCGTGCTCGTGGTAGTCGAGCACCCGTACCGCCACCCCCACCGACTGGAGTGCGTTGACGTACGCGTCGATGGGGCCGTTGCCGATGGCGGTGAGCGTGCGCGCCGTGCCGTCCACGGTCACCTGGGCCTCGATCTCGACCTTGCCGTCGACCGTGGAGATCGTGTAGCCGGCCAGCGTCAGGACCGGGTCGACCTGGTGGTCGAGCAGGTAGTTGCGGGCGAAGATCTGCCACATGGTGCCCGGCTCGACCTCGCCACCGTCGTGGTCGGTGACCTGCTGGACGACGCCGGAGAACTCGATCTGGAGCCGGCGCGGCAGGTCGAGCTGGTGCTCGGACTTCATGATGTACGCCACGCCGCCCTTGCCGGACTGCGAGTTGACCCGGATGACCGCCTCGTAGGTGCGGCCCAGGTCCTTGGGGTCGACCGGCAGGTAGGGCACCCCCCAGGTGAAGTCGTCGATCGGCACCCCGGCGGCCTCGGCATCCCTGGCCAGCGCGTCGAGGCCCTTCTTGATGGCGTCCTGGTGGGAGCCGGAGAAGGCGGTGTAGACCAGATCCCCGGCGTACGGGTGGCGCTCGTGCACCGGCAGCTGGTTGCAGTACTCGACAGCCCGCTTGATCTCGTCGATGTTGGAGAAGTCGATCATCGGGTCGATGCCCTGGGAGAACAGGTTCAGGCCCAGGGTGACCAGGTCGACGTTGCCGGTGCGCTCGCCGTTGCCGAACAGGCAGCCCTCGATCCGGTCGGCGCCGGCCAGCAGGCCCAGCTCGGCGGCGGCCACCCCGGTGCCCCGGTCGTTGTGCGGGTGCAGGCTCAGCACCAGGCTGTCCCGGCGGGGCAGGTGCCGGTGCATCCACTCGATCGAGTCGGCGTACACGTTGGGGGTGGCCATCTCGACGGTCGCCGGCAGGTTGATGATCAGCTTGCGGTCCGGCGTCGGGTCGATCACCTCGATGACCTTGCCGCACACCTCCACCGCGTAGTCCAGCTCCGTGCCGGTGTACGACTCGGGCGAGTACTCGTAGTAGATGTCGGTGTCCGGGGTGTGGATCTCGGCGTACTTGCGGCAGAGCCGGGCGCCCTGGGTGGCGATGTCGGCGATGCCGTCGCGGTCCAGGCCGAAGACCACCCGCCGCTGGAGGGTGGAGGTGGAGTTGTAGAAGTGCACGATCGCCCGGCGGGCACCGCGCAGCGACTCGAAGGTCCGCTCGATCAGGTGCTCCCGGCACTGGGTGAGCACCTGGATGGTGACGTCTTCGGGGATCAGGTCCTGCTCGATGAGCTGCCGGACGAAGTCGAAGTCGGTCTGGCTGGCCGACGGGAAGCCGACCTCGATCTCCTTGTAGCCCATCTGCACCAGCAGCTGGAACATCCGGCGCTTGCGCTCCGGTGACATCGGGTCGATCAGCGCCTGGTTGCCGTCGCGCAGGTCGACGGCGCACCAGCGGGGGGCGGCCTCGACGTGCCGGGTGGGCCAGGTGCGGTCCGGCAGGTCGATCCGGAACTGCTGGTGGTAGGGCTGGTAGCGCTGGTACGGCATCCGGCTGGGACGTTGCCGGGCGATCGGGTCGGTCTCGACGTCGGTGAAAGGTTGAGCCATGACGGAGTGCTCCCGTGGGTCAGGTGGCGTCAGCATGCGAAGGTGTCGGCGCCGGGCGGCGGTGCCCGGACGGCTGCCGAGAAGTGGTTCGGATCTGCTGGACGGCGCGGTTCGACTCCGCGACGGGGTGCCGGCCGGTCAGGCCCCGTCGCGGCGACCAAGGAGAAGGTACGCCCGCCACATGACAGGGTGACCCTACGTGATGAGACGGGGGGTGGGAAGGCGGGTCCGGACTATGAGATGGGAATCGCACCCAGAGGTCTCCAGCCCTGGTCAGGATGTCCCCGGGCTGGGCGCGGACGCCGCCTGCTGCCCCAGCGGCTCGCCGGCCACCACCGGCCCGGCCAGCGGCACCGTGTCCGGAGCCGGGCCGGGCGGTCCGGCCAGGGTCAGCGTGCCCAGCGCCGCCCGGACGAAGGTGAGGGTGCCGTCCGGCGCGAAGCAGTAGATCCCGACGTCCAGCGGCGGGGTCAGCGAGGCGGCGGTGCTCTCCACCGCGTAGCACCTTCCGGGCACCCCGGCCGGTGCGGTCGCGGCCGAGACCGACAGCGCGGTACGCCGGTCGGTGAGCACCGCCAGCCAGTCGGTGAACGGGTGCTGCACCCGGGGATCCAGCCGGCGCGGCACCGCGTCGTCGCGGTCGCCCAGCCGTGCGCAGGTCGCCGGATCGGGACGGCCGGCCGAGGGCAGCGCGCACTGGAACAGCCCGGCCGGGGTGGCGGCGAGCGCGATGTCGGCCGTCCCGCCGAGCGCGCCCCCGGGCACGTCCACCCGCCAACTGCCGTCGTTCGCGCTGGTCACCGTGATGTCGCGGGTCGGTCCGCCGGTGCCGGACAGGGTGTACCGGGCGGTCAGGTGCCGGTCCCGGGCGGCGGCGGCCAGCGCGGCCAGCTCCTCCCGGGCGGTGTCTCCCGGGGCGGGGGCCGGATCGGAGACCGGCGCGGTCGGCGGCGCGCCCGGGCCGTCGGCGGCGCAGCCGGTCAGCAGCACCAGCAGCACCAGCAGCGCCGGCAGCACCGGTGGTAGCGGCAGCACCGGCCGGAACGGGGTCGGGACGCCGGTCGGCCGGCGGAGAAAACGACGCGGGCGGTCATGCACCGGGTCATTCTGCGCCGGGCGGCCGGGCGTCACCGCCCCGTGCGTGACGGGTACGCGCCGGCGTCACCGCCCCGCGCGTGACGGGTGCGCGCCGGTGTCACCGCCCCGGACGCGACGGGTGCGGGCCGGGTGCGGGCCGCTGCCGACCCCGCCTGCGACGCCGTCCAGATCGGCGACCTGCGCCGGATGGTGGGATCACCTGACCCGCACTCGCGTACCGCCCGATACCCTGGGGTGGTCTGACACGCGCCGCCGGACTTCAGCCGGCGGCGTCGGCACGCTCAGGGTCGTCGCTGGGAGGGAGTGCGCCGTCGTGGCACTCGTGGTGCAGAAGTACGGCGGGTCCTCCGTCGCCAACGCCGAGCGGATCAAGCGGGTGGCCGAGCGGATCGTCGCCGCCCGCAAGGCCGGCGACGACGTCGTGGTGGTGGTCTCCGCGATGGGCGACACCACCGACGAGCTGCTCGACCTGGCCAACCAGGTCAGCCCGCTGCCGCCGGGCCGTGAGCTGGACATGCTGCTCACCGCCGGGGAGCGGATCTCGATGGCGCTGCTGGCCATGGCGATCCACAACCTGGGGTACGAGGCCCGCTCGTTCACCGGTTCGCAGGCCGGTGTGATCACCACCTCGGCGCACGGCCGGGCGCGGATCATCGACGTCACCCCGGGCCGGCTCAAGGGAGCGCTCGACGAGGGCGCGGTGGTGATCGTGGCCGGCTTCCAGGGGGTCTCGCAGGACACCAAGGACGTCACCACGCTGGGCCGGGGCGGCTCGGACACCACCGCCGTGGCGCTCGCCGCCGCGCTGCACGCCGATGTCTGCGAGATCTACACCGACGTGGACGGCATCTTCACCGCCGACCCGCGGATCGTGCCGAACGCCCGGCACATCAAGCACATCACGTACGAGGAAATGCTGGAGCTGGCCGCCTGCGGCGCGAAGGTGCTGCACCTGCGCAGCGTCGAGTACGCGCGCCGCGCGGGGCTGCCGATCCACGTCCGTTCGTCATACTCGACCAACACCGGCACCATGGTCACCGGATCGATGGAGGACCTTCCCGTGGAACAGGCGCTGATCACCGGGGTTGCCCACGACCGCAGCGAGGCGAAGATCACGATCGTGGGGGTGCCCGACGAGCCGGGGGCCGCCGCCAGCATCTTCGACACCGTGGCCGGTGCCGAGATCAATATCGACATGATCGTGCAGAACGTCTCCACCGAGGGGACCGGCCGCACGGACATCTCGTTCACCCTGCCCAAGGCCGACGGGCCGACCGCGATGGCCGCGCTCAGCAAGATCCAGGAGCCGGTCAAGTTCAAGGGCCTGCTCTACGACGACCACGTCGGCAAGGTGTCGCTGATCGGCGCGGGTATGCGCTCGCACCCGGGTGTCGCGGCCGGTTTCTTCGCCGCCCTCGGCGCGGCCGGGGTGAACATCGAGATGATCTCCACGTCGGAGATCCGGGTCTCCGTCGTCTGCCGGGACACCGATCTCGACCGGGCGGTCCGGGCCATCCACGACCAGTTCGAGCTGGGCGGCGACGCCGAAGCCGTGGTGTACGCGGGGACCGGGCGGTAGCCCCGGTGGCGTCGCTGCCCACCCTGGCCGTGGTCGGGGCGACCGGGGCCGTCGGCACCGTGCTGTGTGACCTGCTCTCCTCCCGGCGCAACGTCTGGGGCGAGATCCGGCTGATCGCCTCGGCCCGCTCGGTCGGGCGCACGGTGCGCTGCCGGGGGGAGGAGCTGACCGTCGGCGCGCTCACCCCGGAGGCGTTCGACGGCGTCGACGTGGCGGTCTTCGACGTGCCCGACGAGGTGTCGGCGCACTGGGCGCCGATCGCGGTCGACCGGGGCGCGGTGGTGGTGGACAACTCCGGTGCCTTCCGGATGGAGCGGGACGTCCCGCTGGTGGTGCCCGAGATCAACCCGGACCAGGTGCGCCACCGGCCCCGGGGGATCCTCGCCAACGCCAACTGCACCACGCTGACCATGATCGTGGCGATCGCCCCGTTGCACCGCGAGTACGGCCTGCGTGAGCTGGTGCTCGCGTCCTACCAGGCGGTGTCGGGGGCGGGTCAGGCCGGGGTGGACGCGTTGCAGCGGCAGCTCGGCAAGGTCGCCGGGGACCGGGTGCTCGGCTCCCGACCCGGCGACGTCCGGCAGGCGGTCGGCGACGAGCTGGGGCCCTTCCCGGCGCCGCTGGCGTTGAACGTGGTGCCGTGGGCGGGTTCGCTGGTCGACCAGGGATGGTCCTCCGAGGAGATGAAGATCCGCAACGAGTCCCGCAAGATCCTCGGCCTGCCCGACCTGAAGGTCTCCGCCACCTGCGTACGGGTGCCGGTGGTCACCGGCCACTCGGTCGCGGTGCACGCGGTCTTCGGCGTCGAGGTGGACGCGGAGAGCGCCCGGGAGGCGCTGCGCAACGCCCCCGGCGTGATCCTGGTCGACGACCCGGCGGCCGGTGAGTTCCCGATGCCGATCGACGCGGTCGGCACCGACCCCTCCTGGGTCGGCCGGATCCGTCGCGCCGTCGACGACCCGCGCGCCCTCGACCTCTTCGTCACCGGCGACAACCTCCGCAAGGGGGCCGCCCTCAACACCGCCCAGATCGCCGAACTCGTCGTCCGGGACCGCTCCCGCTGACCGGCCCGCCGGTCCCTCGCGGTCACCGGGACGTGCCTGTCGCCCGCCGGTGCCCTGCCGTCACCGGGACCGGCCCGCCCGTGCCTGGCGCTCACCGGGACCGGCCCGCACCGCCTCACGGGGTGGCGAGGTGCACGGTGTCCCGCCCCCGGCTCTTGGCGGCATAGAGGGCCTGGTCGGCGCGGTGCAGGGTGCGGTCCGCCGGCTCGCCCGGGTGGGGGAGGGCCACCCCCACACTGATCGTCCGGCCGGTACGGCGGGCGGCCTCGACGAGCCGTCCGGCGATCCGGACCGCCTCGTCGGGGTGGCCCACCTGGATCACCGCGACGAACTCGTCGCCCCCGGTGCGGTACAGCTCGTCGCCGTGCCGCAGGGCCGCCTCCAGGGCGCGGGCCAGCCCCACCAGCAGCCGGTCCCCGGCCTGGTGACCGTAGGTGTCGTTGACCGTCTTGAAGCCGTCCACGTCGATGGCGAGCAGCGCGGTGCTGCCGGGGCTGGCCGCCGCGATCCGCCGCCCGAACGTGCCGGTGTGCGGCAGCCCGGTGAGTGGATCGAGGCTGGCCTGCTCGCGGAGCTGGGCCAGGGTGCGCAGCCGCTCCAACGCGCCCCACGCCTGGCCGGCGAGCAGCTCCATCAGGTTGACCGTGGTCGGGTCGGGGCGCAGCAGCCGGTCGTCGGCGACCAGCAGCACCCCGCCGCCGTCCGGCGGGCCGACCGGCACCGAGACCAGGGTGCGGACCCCGGCGCGGGCCAGGGCGGCATGCTCCTCGGTGGGCGGGCACCCCGCCTCGCCCAGCGTGTACGCCGCGCCGTACCGGTGTGCGCGTGCGACGAGCCGACCGAGCTGCTCGGCCGGTGCGTCGGCCAGGGCGGCCCGCACCCGCGACTCCAGCTCCCCGGGGGTGCCGGTGGGTGCGCCGAGCCGGGGACCGCGTCGACCGGCGAGCACCAGCACGGCGGCGGAGAGGGTGGAGACCTCGCGGGCGGCGGCGAGCGCGGCGGTCATCAGGTCCCAGTCGGTGGGGGCGGAGGTCATCGCGGTGGCGTGCCGGAGCAGCTTCTCGCTGCGGCTCTCGGCGGGTGGCCCGCCCATTGCGGTGATCCGGGCACCGAGGCGTTCGGCGACCCGCTCGGCGGTCTCCCGCCACGGGGCGAGCTCCACCGGCCCGCTCCACTGCAGGTCGAGTACGCCGACCGGTCGGCCCGCCGGGTCGCGTACCGGCACGCAGACCTCGGCGGTGACGTCCGGGCGCAGCGGCAGGTAGTCGGGGTCGGCGCCGACGTCGGCGACGGTGGCCCCCGCGCCGGAGGCGTACACCCGGCCGACGATGCCCGACTTGGGCGGGACGGCGGAGAAGACCTGCCAGGCGCCGGTCGCGGCGACACAGCGCAGCCGGTCGTGGACCTGGAGCAGGACGGCGACCGTGGCGGGGACGTACCGGGCGAGCGCGGTCACCGTCCACCGGCAGGCCTCGGCCGGGGTCGACGCCATCGGCAGCCGGACCGTGACGTCCCGGAGGACTCGCTCGTGATCCACGTTCTTCCCAGGTGCGCAGGACCCGGCGGATGCCGGGAGCTGCGACCAAGCGTACTCAGCAGGGAACGGACCGCCCATGACAAGATCATTTACGGTACGCGTGCCCCGGCCGCCGGTCGATAGCGTGGGAACCCGGGCGCGCGGGGAGGAGCCGGGGTGGAGTTGCTGTGGTACGTCGCCTACGGCTCGAACCTGCACGCCGCCCGGCTCGGCTACTACCTCGCCGGTGGCCGGCCGCCCGGCGGGCTGCGGTCGTACCCCGGCTGTCGGGACCGGCGACCACCGCGCCGGACCGTGCCGGTGCGGATTCCCGGCGGCGTCTACTTCGCCGGGGAGTCCCGGGCCTGGACCGGTGGGATGGCCTTTTACGACCCGGCGCTGCCCGGCGAAGCGGCGGCCCGGGGCTACCTGCTCAGCCGGGCACAGTTCGCCGACCTCGCCGCCCAGGAGATGTACCGCCCACCCGGCGACGACCTGCCCGCGCTCGACGTGGCGGTGGCCGACGGCCGGGCCGCCCTCGGGCCGGGACGCTACGAGACCCTGCTGCGGGTCGGCACCCGCGACGGGCTGCCGATGCTCACCTTCACCGCGCCGTGGCGGGCGGCCGACGTGACGTGGACCCCGCCCGCGCCGGTCTACCTGCGGATGATCGCCGACGGGCTGCGGGAGGCGCACGGCTGGTCGCCGGCCGGGACGGTCGACTACCTGGCCGACCGGCCGGGGATCGCCGGCCACTGGACCCGCCCCCGGCTGGCCGCCCTGCTCCACCCGGCGGGGGAGTGCGGGTCGGTGGAAGGGACGCCGCCGCCGGACGATCGCGTCGTCCATGATCGCCATTAAGGTCCCACTGCCGGGACTGGCGGACCGGTTTGCCGGCGCGACGCCTTTCGAGTCCACAGTTGACGGTCGGCACCGATAGCCTCGGCCCACTTTCCGCGGTCGGCGTCCTCCGACACCGGCCCGTGAACCTGTGGGGGTACGTGTGAAGAACAACAGGCTCGTCGGATTCACCGCAGCGCTCGCCGTCGCCGTCGGCTGCTCGCTCGCCGTCGCCGCGCCGGCCCAGGCCGCCACGCCGGCCGTGGAGATCACGAAGGTCTACTACGACTCCCCGGGCACCGACAACCGCTCCAACACCAGCCTGAACGCCGAGTACGTCAAGCTGACCAACCGGCGCAGCAGCACGCTCAACCTGAAGTCCTGGACGGTGCGCGACAAGTCCAACCACGTCTACACGTTCTCCGGCGACTTCCGGCTCGCCAAGGGCGCCAGCGTTTACCTCCACACCGGTAAGGGCACCAACACCGCCGCGCACCGGTACTGGGGCTCCGGGAACTACGTCTGGAACAACACCGGGGACACCGCCTACCTGCGCAACTCCGCCGGCAGCAGGATCGACTCCTGCAGCTGGGGGAGCAAGGGCAGCTACACGTACTGCTGACCACCGGGGCCGGTGACGGCCCGCACGGTACCCACGGTGACCGGAGCGTTGAGGGGCGTACTCCGGACATCGTCCGACCGTCCCGGGAAGGTGGCCGGCGACTCCTCGCACCGGGGGTCGCGGGCCGGTTCCCGGGGCGGTCGACCCGTCTCCACCTTCCGCCGACCCCGCCCGGGCCTCCCCGCCGGCCCTACCCGGGCCTCGGGCCTCCTCGCCGACCCCACCCTGGCCTCCCCGCCGGTCCTGCCCCGGGCCTGCGGGCCGGTGCGTATCGGTCGTTTCTGCCATGCTGGGCGGGTGACGGTGACCTGGCGACACCTACCCACTCCGGCCCGCGAGATCGCGGTGGCCGCCACCGAAGCGGTGGAGGCCGCACAGGCCCACGACGGCGCGACGTACGACCGGGCCGTGCTCCGGCTCGCCGGTGCCGACCGCGCCGGGCTGGTCCTCGGCGGGATGGTCCGGCTCCTGCTGGAACAGGCGCACCCCGACGGGCTCGACGGCAGCGACATCCGGCGGGTGCTGGAGCACTGCATCCGGTCGGCCGAGACCTGGCAGCCCGACGTCGATCCGCACGTCGTGCTGGTGCTGCTGGCCGGCGCGCTCGGGATCTACGATCCGGCTGACGGCGACGCCTCGCCCGATCCGGTGACCGTCGCCCGGCACGCCCCGCTGCTGGTGACCGACCTGCTCGAGGTGACCGGGATCCCGTTCGCCGGTTGTCTGGAGGCGGCGTTCAGCGAGGTGGCCCGCACCGAACGCCACGACGACTGACCGCAGGCCGGGCGGTACCGCCCGGCCGCTGCGGCGTCACCGCCGGGTCAGGGGCTGGCGGCGAGGAAGACGAACGCCGCGAGCAGCACCAGGTGCACCCCGCCCTGGAGGACGGTGGCCCGGCCCGGCACCACGGTCAGCACCCCGGTGACGACGGTCAGCGCCAGCAGGGTCAACTGGGTGCCGCCGAGGCCGAGCAGCAGCGGCCCGTCCAGCCAGATTGAGGCGAGCGCGATCGCCGGGATGGTCAGGCCGATGCTCGCCATCGCGGAGCCGAGCGCGAGGTTGAGACTGATCTGCACCCGGTCCCGCCGGGCCGCGCGGGCGGCGGCGAGGGTCTCCGGCAGGAGCACCAGCAGCGCGATGACCACCCCGACGAAGGCCTGCGGCAGGTTCGCCGCCGCGACCCCGGCCTCGATGGTCGGGGAGACGGTCTTCGCGTCGCCCACCACGGCGACCAGGGCGACCAGGAGCAGCACCAGACTCGTCACGGCGGTCCGCGTCGACGGCGGATCGGCGTGCCCGTCGCCGTCGGAGTCGGGCGCGCTGCCGTCACCGGTCACCGGGAGGAAGTAGTCCCGGTGCCGGCCGGTCTGCACCATCACGAACAGCCCGTACAGCGCGAGCGACGCCACGGCGGCGAAGGCGAGCTGGGCGGGGGAGAACTCCGGGCCGGTCTTGCTGGTGGTGAAGGTCGGCACCACCAGGCTCAGGGTGGCGAGGGTCGCCACCGTGGCCAGCGCCCCGCCGGTGCCCTCCGGGTTGAACACCGCCACCCGCCGCCGGAGCGCGCCGAGCAGCAGGGAGAGCCCGAGGATGCCGTTGCAGGTGATCATCACGGCGGCGAAGACGGTGTCCCGGGCCAGCGCCTGGGTCTTGTCGCCGCCACTGATCATCAGGGTGACGATCAGGGCGACCTCGATGACCGTCACCGCCACCGCGAGCACCAGTGAGCCGTACGGCTCACCGACCTTGTGCGCCACCACCTCGGCGTGGTGCACGGCCGCCAGCACCGCGCCGGCCAGGAAGGCGGCGACCACCGCGACCAGCGGACCCGGCAGTTCGCGGTTCCAGGTGACGAGCAGCAGCAGCACCGCGAGGACGGGCACCACCACCGTCCAGTCGGACATCCGGGGGCGGAGCAGCGCGGGCATGCCGTACACCTTGCCAGGAAAACCGGGTCGTCGCGCCGTGCCGGGCGGCGGACGCCGCCACGCGCGTGGTGGTCCGCGCGGTCACCGCCCCGGCTCGACCACCGCCGCCTCGCCCGGGACGCCCCGGTCGACCTCGACCGGCGGGTCACCCGGTCGCCGCCACGACCGGTAGTGCCGGAAGGCCATCGGCAAGCCCCGGGCGGCGTACGGGTCGGCGGCGTCCATCACCTGTAGGTGCAGGTGCGGCTGGGTGGAGTTCCCCGAGTTGCCGCAGTCGCCCAGCTCCTGCCCGACGTCGACCGGGTCGCCCACCGCCACCCGGACCGACCCGGCGCGCAGGTGGGCGAGCAGGACGTACCCCTGACGCCCGGCCAGCTCGACGATCACGTGGTTGCCGGCGACGGCGCCCGCGCCCCGGCGGACCCGGGCCGCCTGGGTCAGCGCGTAGGCCAGCAGCGTCGTCGGCGACCGCCGGGCCTCGTGGTCGACCTCCCCGTCGTGCACCGCGACCACCCGGCCGGCGGCGGGGGCGAGGACCGGCCGCCCGAAGGCGAGGAACCGCTGCGGCGGCTCGGTCGCCAGCAGCGTCCGCCAGTCCCGGACGGTCGCCGTCCGTCGCCCCCGCACCGCCACGAAATCCATCGCGTACGTGGTGGCGAAGAGGTCGGTGCCGTGGCTGGGCACCCGCCGGGCGGGGCTGTTCTGCACCAGCCAGGTGCCCCGGAACGGCAGGGCGAGCACGACCGGATCGGGGATCGACATCGGGCTCCTCCACGGGTGGGACGCCCACGGTACGACGCCACGGCCACCGGCATCCCGGGGGCGAATCCGGCCCGTTCGTGACGTTCCACATCGGCCGGACAATTCCTTCGGCGAAAACAGTACGCGCGTTCCGAATGGTCGGGCCGGTGCGGTGGCGTTCAGTCCATCACCCGACAGGCGGACGTATTGCCTGACGTAAATCAATAGATGATGCTCTCGATGGCGGGCAATCGCCATTTATCGAGAGGGTGCAGATGAACAATTCGCTCCGAAGAATCATTGCCCTGGTGGGCGTGGGTGTCGTACTGCCGTTCATGGCCGTGCCGGCCAACGCGGCAGCACCGAGACCGCTGAGCGTCGCGGCGGTGGCGGCCATGACGCCGGAACGACAGGCCACGGTGCTCGAACCGCTGCGGCTGGCGGCCGACGCCGTGGCCCAGGTCGGGCAGGGCACCCGGGCGGACATCTACACGCAGGTCGAGATGGCCGCCGACTACCGGTCGATCAACGTCTACCTGACCGACGTGCGGCAGGGACGCGCCTTCATCGCCGCGGTCCGCCGGGTCAACCCCAGGGTGGACACCCGGCTGATCAACGTGGTGCAGAGCAGGAAGTCCCGGCAGCAGCTCCGGCAGGAGATCACCGCCCTCACCGAGCGCACCGACCTGCCCTTCACCGTCGGCCTGGCGGGCAGCTCGGTCGACGGCAGCGTCATCGAACTCGCCGTGGACGACACCGAGGCCGCGCACGCCTACCTCGCCTCGCCGGCCGTCACGCAGCGGCGAGCCACCGCCGACGCCACCGAGATCCGCATCCGGCAGGCGCCGCCGTCGAAGCCGCTGAGCCGCTGGAACGACACCTCCCCGTTCTATGCGGGAGCAGCCCTCGGGCCGGCCTACGGGAGCGAGTCCTACTGCACCAGCGGCATCCCCGCCGTCAGCACCTGGGACGGCCGGCAGTGGCTGGTCACCGCCGGTCACTGTTACAACGTCGGCGACAACGTGTCGGCGGCCGGCGGCAATTACATCGGCCAGGTCAAGTACAAGCGGGCCGATCTCGACTCGCTATTCATCGAGGCGCCGACGAACCGGTACACCTGGGACGGCCTCGACGCGACCGGCTACTCCCGCTATCTCAACGGCGTACGCAATGTGGCGGTCGGCGATTTCCTCTGCCAGCTCGGATACAACTCGAAGGTCGTCTGCAACATCAGGACGGTGTACGCGGGCAATGCCAGCTGGGTCGTGAACGGCACCACCGTCTGGGGCAGCTACGGCGTACCGAACGCCGGCGGCATCGTCGGTCGCGGTGGCGACAGCGGCGGGCCGGTCATCTACCTCAACGACCCCAACTCCCGCCAGCTCAACGGCATCGTCAGCTACGGCTACGGCTGCAACGCGTCCGGGTGCACCACCGGGCTGGCCTGGGTCGACGTGTGGTCGATCTTCAACGGCTTCGCCATCAAACTGAACCCGTC
Above is a window of Micromonospora rifamycinica DNA encoding:
- a CDS encoding calcium:proton antiporter gives rise to the protein MPALLRPRMSDWTVVVPVLAVLLLLVTWNRELPGPLVAVVAAFLAGAVLAAVHHAEVVAHKVGEPYGSLVLAVAVTVIEVALIVTLMISGGDKTQALARDTVFAAVMITCNGILGLSLLLGALRRRVAVFNPEGTGGALATVATLATLSLVVPTFTTSKTGPEFSPAQLAFAAVASLALYGLFVMVQTGRHRDYFLPVTGDGSAPDSDGDGHADPPSTRTAVTSLVLLLVALVAVVGDAKTVSPTIEAGVAAANLPQAFVGVVIALLVLLPETLAAARAARRDRVQISLNLALGSAMASIGLTIPAIALASIWLDGPLLLGLGGTQLTLLALTVVTGVLTVVPGRATVLQGGVHLVLLAAFVFLAASP
- a CDS encoding histone deacetylase, which encodes MELLWYVAYGSNLHAARLGYYLAGGRPPGGLRSYPGCRDRRPPRRTVPVRIPGGVYFAGESRAWTGGMAFYDPALPGEAAARGYLLSRAQFADLAAQEMYRPPGDDLPALDVAVADGRAALGPGRYETLLRVGTRDGLPMLTFTAPWRAADVTWTPPAPVYLRMIADGLREAHGWSPAGTVDYLADRPGIAGHWTRPRLAALLHPAGECGSVEGTPPPDDRVVHDRH
- a CDS encoding M23 family metallopeptidase, which produces MSIPDPVVLALPFRGTWLVQNSPARRVPSHGTDLFATTYAMDFVAVRGRRTATVRDWRTLLATEPPQRFLAFGRPVLAPAAGRVVAVHDGEVDHEARRSPTTLLAYALTQAARVRRGAGAVAGNHVIVELAGRQGYVLLAHLRAGSVRVAVGDPVDVGQELGDCGNSGNSTQPHLHLQVMDAADPYAARGLPMAFRHYRSWRRPGDPPVEVDRGVPGEAAVVEPGR
- a CDS encoding diguanylate cyclase domain-containing protein; protein product: MASTPAEACRWTVTALARYVPATVAVLLQVHDRLRCVAATGAWQVFSAVPPKSGIVGRVYASGAGATVADVGADPDYLPLRPDVTAEVCVPVRDPAGRPVGVLDLQWSGPVELAPWRETAERVAERLGARITAMGGPPAESRSEKLLRHATAMTSAPTDWDLMTAALAAAREVSTLSAAVLVLAGRRGPRLGAPTGTPGELESRVRAALADAPAEQLGRLVARAHRYGAAYTLGEAGCPPTEEHAALARAGVRTLVSVPVGPPDGGGVLLVADDRLLRPDPTTVNLMELLAGQAWGALERLRTLAQLREQASLDPLTGLPHTGTFGRRIAAASPGSTALLAIDVDGFKTVNDTYGHQAGDRLLVGLARALEAALRHGDELYRTGGDEFVAVIQVGHPDEAVRIAGRLVEAARRTGRTISVGVALPHPGEPADRTLHRADQALYAAKSRGRDTVHLATP
- a CDS encoding lamin tail domain-containing protein — encoded protein: MKNNRLVGFTAALAVAVGCSLAVAAPAQAATPAVEITKVYYDSPGTDNRSNTSLNAEYVKLTNRRSSTLNLKSWTVRDKSNHVYTFSGDFRLAKGASVYLHTGKGTNTAAHRYWGSGNYVWNNTGDTAYLRNSAGSRIDSCSWGSKGSYTYC
- the leuA gene encoding 2-isopropylmalate synthase codes for the protein MAQPFTDVETDPIARQRPSRMPYQRYQPYHQQFRIDLPDRTWPTRHVEAAPRWCAVDLRDGNQALIDPMSPERKRRMFQLLVQMGYKEIEVGFPSASQTDFDFVRQLIEQDLIPEDVTIQVLTQCREHLIERTFESLRGARRAIVHFYNSTSTLQRRVVFGLDRDGIADIATQGARLCRKYAEIHTPDTDIYYEYSPESYTGTELDYAVEVCGKVIEVIDPTPDRKLIINLPATVEMATPNVYADSIEWMHRHLPRRDSLVLSLHPHNDRGTGVAAAELGLLAGADRIEGCLFGNGERTGNVDLVTLGLNLFSQGIDPMIDFSNIDEIKRAVEYCNQLPVHERHPYAGDLVYTAFSGSHQDAIKKGLDALARDAEAAGVPIDDFTWGVPYLPVDPKDLGRTYEAVIRVNSQSGKGGVAYIMKSEHQLDLPRRLQIEFSGVVQQVTDHDGGEVEPGTMWQIFARNYLLDHQVDPVLTLAGYTISTVDGKVEIEAQVTVDGTARTLTAIGNGPIDAYVNALQSVGVAVRVLDYHEHALSSGGDARAAAYVECDINGRTVWGVGTDPNIVTASIKAVTSATNRARH
- a CDS encoding aspartate kinase; translation: MALVVQKYGGSSVANAERIKRVAERIVAARKAGDDVVVVVSAMGDTTDELLDLANQVSPLPPGRELDMLLTAGERISMALLAMAIHNLGYEARSFTGSQAGVITTSAHGRARIIDVTPGRLKGALDEGAVVIVAGFQGVSQDTKDVTTLGRGGSDTTAVALAAALHADVCEIYTDVDGIFTADPRIVPNARHIKHITYEEMLELAACGAKVLHLRSVEYARRAGLPIHVRSSYSTNTGTMVTGSMEDLPVEQALITGVAHDRSEAKITIVGVPDEPGAAASIFDTVAGAEINIDMIVQNVSTEGTGRTDISFTLPKADGPTAMAALSKIQEPVKFKGLLYDDHVGKVSLIGAGMRSHPGVAAGFFAALGAAGVNIEMISTSEIRVSVVCRDTDLDRAVRAIHDQFELGGDAEAVVYAGTGR
- a CDS encoding aspartate-semialdehyde dehydrogenase, which produces MASLPTLAVVGATGAVGTVLCDLLSSRRNVWGEIRLIASARSVGRTVRCRGEELTVGALTPEAFDGVDVAVFDVPDEVSAHWAPIAVDRGAVVVDNSGAFRMERDVPLVVPEINPDQVRHRPRGILANANCTTLTMIVAIAPLHREYGLRELVLASYQAVSGAGQAGVDALQRQLGKVAGDRVLGSRPGDVRQAVGDELGPFPAPLALNVVPWAGSLVDQGWSSEEMKIRNESRKILGLPDLKVSATCVRVPVVTGHSVAVHAVFGVEVDAESAREALRNAPGVILVDDPAAGEFPMPIDAVGTDPSWVGRIRRAVDDPRALDLFVTGDNLRKGAALNTAQIAELVVRDRSR